ATTTTGTTAAAAGCATTTAGTTAACAGGCAAGACACTCATTTAATGTTACCTGAGAGGAGCGCTCCGAATGCAGCGATAATTATGTTTCAAGACATAAATTGTTCTATTAATTTGAAGGGGACGCTTCATTTAAACTGAAAGAGCGATTCTTTACTTGAGGGAACGattcaataaattaattttatttttattataggggaaaaaaagagaactaTTTGCACAGTTAAGGGAACAACTCAATAACTTAGGGGAACGATTACTTAATTCTAGAGTATGAtcaggtaaatatttttttattaaaatataatatccAATTTTTCTGACTGCATTTGGGAATAAGAGCATTAGTTATTGAAGTAAGAAcattggggatgaggtgagatGGTGGTCATTCAACTCATGCcacccaaaagtattggataaagaacaatcattccagagaaaactatggtatatttttatattttccatcCAACTACagtcaaattcactctatctggatggagaaacTTATCTGGATAAGGGTTTTAAttaatgatgagaagccggaatgaaaattatatgaaatgaaataggagtaaccagactatttttaaaatgagaaGAAAGTTAAGATAATtgggtgaaaatgtaagaagtagaagtaaaaagtcatctaaaaactccagtaaagtacagatttacatttctacttaagtaaggcactctattacttgacacctctgctcCTAAAGGTATGCAAATTATCCAGGCCAGcgctgtatttaaaataaataaataaataaatacagtaacaaGTATATAAAGTCAATTTATCTTACCGAAGCAAATGCTCGACACCAACTTCCTCTGCCTCCTCAGCCCCAATCTCACTGGTAACATGCTCGAATGTTTTAGATGTGGGAGTTCCATCCTATAGCAAAAAGTTCATATAAGTGCAAATGTTAAGCTCAAAGCCAAAATTTTGTTGTGTTTGACGTTTAGACTGTATAGAGAACAAAACTTACGTCGTGAACTTCCTCCACAGAAATATAGGCTTCAGTTGGCAGTCCTAGGTCTTTTGGTTTCACGTCAATAATGACTAGGACCTGTCATACCAAAAGTACATgctttaaaatcaaacaaatggAAATTGAAGAAATTCAATTTAACAACCATAAAGAAGACACTCCCTAAAAGACAGATGCTTACCGAGTTTGAACAGTATTGCTTCATAAGCTCATTGATGGCAATATCGTTCTTGTGGAGTTTGGGCCCTGTGTGGTACCAGCCAACTATTCTTTCCCTGGCTGTAAAGAAAGCAacgtatattatttatttatcaatgaTGAGGTAAATATTAGCAATGTAACATTAACACACATCAGATATTGCTAATGCTCAAAATAACAAAGCCACATCCAGAAATTTCATTACAGAGTGTGTTATAATCATAAAAAGATCTTACCATTGACTTTCTTGAACATTCCATACATATTCTCCAGGTAGTCATGGTCCAGGAACCATACAGAGTCATCTTTATCATCTTCATCAAAAGGCACTATCAAATAACAATTATTAGCTCtaaattttgtcatttattttgaAACACCACATAACAAGCACAACACATGCACAAATTTACCTGCAAAGCTGTTGGACACATCAAGAACTTTCTTCTGCCAAGAGCCCAGAAGAACACCAACCACTCGCTTCTGGCTTCCAACTTTTCCAATTCTGTAAACAGAAAAATAAGCATTTGTTGTTAAAAGCATTTAGTTAACAGGCAAGATACTTATTTAATGTTACCTGAGAAGAATGCTCCCAATGCATCAATACTTATATTTCAAGACATAAATTGTTCTATTAATTTGAAGGGGATGCTTCATTTAAACTAAGAGCGATTCGTTAAATTGAGGGAACAATTCaataaattaactttatttttattataggaAAAAGAGAACTATTTGCACAATTAAGGGAACAACTCAATAAATTACTTCATTCTAGAGTATGATCAGAAAACTATTCTATAACTCAAAAACTATTTAACAGGGAAAGGATGGTCAAACGGGGAGTGAAGAAACTATACATTAAACTTGAAGAAACAGGGGGACCTATTTATTACCTGATGAAACAATTATGATTTATTAAATTGAGGAAACGATTTACGGTTAAACTTGAACAACAGAACAGGTTGTAACATTGACTAAAATAAACCCGAAGAATGTCCTGTTAAATTGCTTAGATCTATATATAAGATTTTGGCGCTTGTGCTTCCTTTTGTGATTCTTGGAAAAGTTTGAGTAATGTTacaataactaactaactaactaactaacctaagaAAGGTGTTTTGGTAATTTATACAAACGACAGCTAAGCATCTTAGAGCATCTTAGCTGTGAATCAGTAGTGGTGCTGTGTTTTTTTAACCAACTTTTCCACACCTAACACTTTGGGATGAGGGGGCTtgatcctgacctcactaacgctGAATCATGCAATTAAATCTTCAAAGCGAAGCTTTTATATTGACAGGAGaaaaagttactccaacaaaagcaggataatgactttaatacacttgatttcagaaaaaataaaacaatgaataaactATACAAGTGTCCCAACAAATACGCTAGCATACATTTAAACAGTGTAACTAACTATCCAGCTGGTTAGTTAACTGGTTAGttaaattagtttattagttaaGTTCTAAATAAATGTTACTAACGTTAGCCTAGCTAAAACTAAGTCagttgttagctagctagagTTTGCTAGCTAATGCatattaacatttataaactaactgtagctagcttgctaacgccATATATTCAGGCCGGCTAGCTAGCTACAATAAACCATAATAATAACCaagataatttataataattctaGACAGTGTAAGGAAGCTGTTTAAACACAGCTAACTGGCTAAGCTAACCTACCTAGCTCATTTGAGTCACTCATGCTCATACATGTTGAGCTTAGCTTATCTAATGCAGCTAACGCAGATTAGCACAACACACAATTGACAACTAGCTACTGCTAGCTGCTAGGCTAACTGttgctagctaatttagctaacacCATATATCTTCAGGGCggccagctaacctagctagctacaaTAAACCATAATTAGACATGTTTATAATATAACAACGTatagattaattaatttaaatatatataaactcaaTTATATGCAGATATGTAGATaggttagctaagttaactaTCTTGAGCCGACCATACTGAtttagctaggctaagctaagttagccTAGCATTCTATTGATCTatctagctagcgttagctaaatgacacagctagcttagcttagccaagcctagcttagcctagcctagctcaGTACAGTCCTTATGGAGAGTGAGTTAACAGAATTCGCGCAGAGACGATTCCCCCGCCTGTTTAAAGCTGATTCTCACCTGTTAAAGTGATCCACAACGCTCAGCAGCACCAGCGGGTGCACCACCACCCTCTCCACGCTTAAATCCGGCATTATAAACCCTGTATTTCTACTGTTTATAGGAGTAAATCAGCAGAGTGCCAGCACCGCTTCTCTGTGGGTCAGTCTGAGCCGGAGCGCCGCCACTTGGTCCGCTTCTCTCTGCTCTTTACTCGGATCTCCCTCACCCAGAACCCGCCCGCCCTCTGCTGTCCTGGATCTTCATCTACAGCTGCTGAAGAACAGAGGAACAGAGGAACACTGTTCTCACACTAGAGGTCAGTCTGTGCACTGTCATTCCAATTAAAAGCAAATATTCCAGAGCACAGGTGTATACAGAATACAAAAAAGTACCacgtttataaagggtttataaatactAGTTCATCTCAAcaaattacttttgtacttttggcagtgtgggcagtgtgccaagtcctgctggaaaatgaaatctgcatctccataaaagttgtcagcagagggaagaagcatgaagtgctgtaagattttgcagggaaaaaaactgcactgactttaaacttgataataaaacacagtggatcaacaccagcagatgacatgtctctccaaaccatcactcattggtggaaacttcacactagacctcgagcagtttggactgtgtctctccactcttcctccagactctgctcccttgatttacaaatgaaatgtaaaatttactgatgatcagtgatggtttggagaaacatgtcatctgctggtgttggtccactgtgttatatgaaGTCCAAAGGCAGtgctaaatatataataattaatcacATTAGTTAAATGAATTGAGTTATTAACATATATGTTCATGCTGAtagatggaaaagacaaagtaatatCAGCATCCAGAAAAATGTAAGATGTGGGATCACTATTTGGTTAACAATATATTGTAGATCATTACTAAAgtcatgaagaaaaacatgtggcatttttttagtaaacaaatttaatgttttatattttatattctttaaagtagcatctcttgcttagatgacagctttgaacatTTTGGCATTCAGGcgtttagttaacagctgtgctgaactcatcaaaagttaattacttgaatttcttgtctctaaatgtgtttgaaagcatcagttgtaaagttgtgaagaggtagagttacaggtatacagtgaatagatttatttgagtaatgttctaatccagattatagcaagaactactcaactaattaaaaaatactttaaataatgaAGCTCAGCAAAGCTCAGCAAAGACCATCAGGTCATTcctctgtgtttctgtatattAATATAGACTTCAATATtagatttacaatgtaaaaaaaatcatacaaagctagaaaacacattgaatgaaaaaaggtgtgtccaaaccttttttgacaggtactgtatatgcACTGGATTTAACACTGGATTTTTATGAAAGGATTCCGTGTCTATTTTATGGCTGTAAACTCGGTCAGTAAGGAGTTATAAAACTGCTTATCATCTGATTCCCAGATTGGTAATAAAAAACATCTATATTCAAGGGCAAGGCTGTAAACAGTGGAGCCTGTAATGTTacgtttttatttatgtgttttcctTATATAGAAAGAGCAATGAACGAGGAGATCCGCGGCTGAACCCTGTTGTTCATTAACTCTAATTGGCCGAGTAGGCGAGCTGAGTTAGTGGGATAGTGTAACTCTATTTTTGGGTTTCTGAGGCACTGTACTACAATGCGATCTTGGGTGGGCGGGTCTTAGCACTAGGGACTAGTACTGACTACTGATAGGTTGGCGGTACTTATTGAGCTAGTGTTGGAATTGTAacttatagtagtagtagtaatagtagtattcaAAGagtgcaaaagtcatggaatagcagtatttataatgtttataatgataAATATAAAGTGTAATGTACCTCAGAGGACAGCTTGGCTTGAAAATAaccatacctgtataagttgtgaggtgctattttGTGAGTGAGGTAGGTTGtacactggccaacatgctcatggcaagacatgGTGTGAATTATGAGAGTTAAAACCATGAGATGGGGATTCGAGTTTGCGAGTCGGACTCGAGAGTTGCACACACAGAGACTTTAATCACAGCAATTTACAAGGTTATTCTTATTAAAGAGTTCAGAGTTGgtttaggagtcttgcccaaggacactTATTGTTTACACTGATTACTTTACTCTGCTCTGCACATTGTTCATACTTTATTTcttatattgcttttttttttagttttcattacttgaatattcttttaattataatgtcCTGTAATTTTTCTTTTAACTTTGACCTTACACTTTTTTGTTATATtgaaattttattcattttaattctgttagAAAGGCATTTTCTAGCTTTAACAgcacttttattctaattaattttaaatatatagttttaatcatgttttaatcatgttttatttatgctttattttatttttattttcgttttattgttattttcttaCATGTTCATGTGACtctattttttgtaatttgtaaagcactttgaatgaccattgcatatgaaaggtgctatataaataaacttgtgtTGTCTTGCCTTATTGGTCACCCAGAATGGGAAGTAGGAggtagtgttatccactgcaccacaccaaccaccaaccaTGTTTTCTATGTTTTTCTAAGTATTAACATTGAGGAAACTCTAAGAGCAGCCTCACTCTTTTGTAACATTTAGTTCTTCAGCACGTTATAACACATGCAGTTTCTTTAACAATGCTGTTCACTCAGTGAACGAGCAGTCCCAAATCACCCTCTGCTCCCTGCACTGCTCCTAAAGAGTCTACCCTCTGGTACTATAAGCAATCTGGGCCTTATCTGATTTCATCCCAGTACAGTTAAATAAACAGCattgtgttttgttgtgttcaGTGTGGTTTTACAGCTCAGACCTGTCTTGAACTTGACATGCTTGTGCAAATGTTTGGACATCCCTGTGTAAGACGCTTGTTCTGTTAGTTGAGCTGAAAATAAGTTGCACTCtcagtgtacagctctggaaaaataaaaaaatcagtttctgaatcagtttctctgattttgctatttatatgtatatgtaatatgaacattgttcttttattctataaactacagacaacatttcttccaaattccaaattgaggaaaaatattgtcatttagagcgtttatttgcagaaaattagaaatgtctgaaataacaaaaaagattcaaaaaatagttttcacacctaaaacaatgcaaagaaaacaagtttatattcataaagttttaagagttcagaaatcaatatttggtggaataatcctggtttttaatcacagttttcatgcatattgacatgttctcctccaccagttttacacactgcttttggataattttacaAGTTCAAGCAGAatagcttggtttgaaggcttgtgatcatccatcttcctcttgattcctcttgattttcaattttgtaaaatcaaagaaactcatactttttaaggtctcttgttttttttccagagctgtagaatcaGGGGTCCCTGTAGGCCCTGTAAGTTAAGAGGTGGGGTCTTTGTGAGCATCAGTGAGCTTTAGATAATAAACACGGCATACAGGGGACACCCTACAAGATCTGCCTGATGTTTTgtagatgttctgacccagttgtcTAGCAATTTGAGTTTGGTTCTTGATAAAGTGTCTTATATTTTTACTTATGCCAATTTTCCTGCTTCAATACATAAGTTGATGATCAGAACTTGGTGTTATTGAGGCCAAGGGTGGTGAGTTTAATACCCAGCTTCcacaagctgccactgttgggccatTAATCAATGGCAGGAATGATTGCCAATCCCTCAGGAATATCTGTTCACTAtgtaggggtgtccacaaatctTTAGATACATAGTGTAATGCAGTGATGCAATGATGCAATCCAGTCCTAGAATTTAGTTTAGAACATTATCAGGTGCTTGAGGCAGTCTGACAGGATGTCTGCTGTGTGTTGGTCTGGTATTGCATCCACTGATAGAAGGAGATTCAGGAGGGATATATGCTGATGTCTAGTTTGAATAAAACATTCAGTTGCATTATATGAGAAAAGAATggcatcacatttttttttaacacagagcAATAACAACGCCATAGCAATGGGTCCAAGAGGTACAGGTTAGAGAACTGGTGAAATCAAGTTTCCAGAAGATGGAAGTTCCTGGCTTTAACACACAGGAAGAAAGCATATgctttgggcaaaaaaaaaataaaacaatcctTTTACCCCTtttgttccatgacttttgttaCATCCTTAAGATTACTAATTGGAGACTAGCTTCACATTATATGTGCCCCATATCTTCATTTGCAACATGACCAGTAAGTTGACCGGCTCTTTTTTTTGTGCAGGGCGAGACTTCATCTGTCTATTCCATGTTGAGCTTTGGgagaattcatattcatatttcaaccagAGACTGGTCTCCTTATTACTCTCCTTAATACTTTGTTACCTATTGGACTATTTccccacttacacacacacaagcactctAGGTATCTGCACATGTAAATAGCattgaatatttatatatttagtcatatatttaaaaCGTATATCCATGCAATACCATGAGTCgatatgtctatagtgtaagttattgtgtgtattgtgtacatTATGTATACtttaagtcaggggtgtccaaactttttttgttgggggccagaaggagaaatatatttgaagtcaagggccacagactctgtaataaaacaaataatgaaatatacctctttaaataatacttttttcctgattatttcatttacacaccattttacttgacttactatctttatctttgacagtgtcgtgtaaactaagatttttcaaatttatgtttaatttcatgatgtctcttagtaTTAAattcttaattacggcaactttttttctgcgctagaaatgcgcaccctctccgcttttagactctttggcccgtttttatgtgctagaaatgcgcaccctctccgcttttagactctttgccccgtttttctgcgctagaaatacgcaccctctccacttttagactctttgacccgttttctgctctagaaatgcgcaccctctccacttttagactctttgacccgtttttttctgcgcttgaaatgcgcactctctccgcttttagactctttggcccgtttttctgcgctagaaagagcaccctctccgcttttagactcttttagacccgtttctgacacctagcgttcaaactttgaatctcacattataaacacctgcttaacagcgggccaactttcattctatttctaaaatacctcgcgggccgctccaagaaaggaaacgggccgcaaatggcccgggggccgtagtttggacacccctgctctaagttAACTGTATATTTCTATTGTATCTTGTTATTCTATTTTTTGTACACATTGTTCTCTGCACACTAGTATaaacctgcacccaagtttttcactcacatgtacacctgtactctgtgacatgacaataaaaatcttgaatcttgtatCCTGAATCTAATTATAGTTTCACTTTAATGTATTAATCTGTGCATGTGCTGTTTCATGACAGTTTTGATGACATTAGCACTTTTCCttgaaatgtaaagtgcattacaaataaaaatgtattattattatttattatcattattaacattatacacagatacagatcacttaaatTCAGGAGTGTGAACCATCCAGATAGCCAAAatcaatctgagcaaaaaaagcTGAATTGATTAACAAGGCTTGTAATGTGGACATAGCCTAAATGCATGTTCAGACTGCAAGTCCAAATCCGATTTTGGAgaatctagattgtatccagattgttTCATCTGCTTTTTGCACATTTGGATTGCAATTACAAACAGATTTGTACAAATTTAAATAAGTCTGGATGATGTCATCACTAAAATCAGATTTAACATGTCTTTTACCTCACTTACAACATAACAGAGTTGATCTGCAGAAATGATCTCAAGAAAGTTATCTTAATAGATCtgatttgggtaacactttacaatacagcCTGCATTTTAAAGGGtaattactgtgtacttacagagtaagaacggtaaaacactgtacactacacaataCAGCCCCCTCCCTATTGTTTTTGTgtacttactgagtaagtactgtgtacttagagagtaagaacagtagaaatcagttgaggtgtgggtttattcaccattaatataaaaccttgtggtttctgtgtattaatgattaatgttctttaaaatctcagtattcctgattgtgttattgaagatatataagtattattgtattttagtcttgacattacaaactatacgtTTGCTTTCTACTctgctccaccctgactgttttttaGCTGCTCagtttttaaaagcataaatctaattaaaattattagaataatgatTCCCTGGAGTGAGACTGGAATGAAGCCTttataactgccatgaacaaagggcaaaataattatatatatatatatattatatgaatattgcaccacaagtttagggaaattgcaagatctcctgtgctttatttgtatgagtaggaccccataagtattttgtatttactgattcacacagaacagttacaccataagtgttgggaaagtaaacggtaagtttcagaaagttacctagttgttacagtcttgttcctggttgtaatttatttatgcctacagttaaagtacctgtaggacctggtaagtattttgaatgtactggttcatccagagaagttataCCATAAAtaaagggaacttaccctctaaaacgcaggctgtattatcaatcaatcaatcaattaatcaacctttattttcactcgggaaaaaaacattgagggtgaccctcatttacaatgttgccgagcatttataacatcaaaggaattgaacacatttaatgataatttagaaataatacgaaataaaatagttaaaaaaaataatacaaaaaataaaagaagtatgcattttaaataaacatttaataaaaatatatatgtaaaacagaaaattctaaaatgccataaaaaacaaatttgacataaaaagtaaaaaaatgtataacatataaaataagtaaatagataatagtaaaagtaaagtaaaatattaaaaatgaaaagtgattaaatgaataacagaactaagaacaagaataaaaatacaaaacatttaaatgaaataaaaaataaaacaataaataataaataaacaaaacatgaataaaaaaagtataaataatataagaaaaaagatcaactaataaaaaggcatttaaaacagtcacaggctttctgatggtgattagaaactaaaagtttaaaatggttcagtgatcccagcgagctgaacttcaacatttcctgtagtgaataattccagctctctggtgcactgtagctaaaagcagattttcccagttcactaaaaactcttggtacctgacaTGTGTATTATAAAGCTCTAacctgatttgagaaacaaatccaaTTTGCCTGCTCTCTTTACATAGCAAACATGACTCCACACAGCACTGAAAATATTATATCTGTTTCACATTACAGCAaagaaatcagatttgagtcacttcagtcttGTAAAGTGAATGTAGCTTTGTGATTCCAATATAACtcacatttatgaatgtgaactatCAAAATAGCTAAATCTGTTctgagcaacaaaaaaaacagtgttgaTTAATCAGATTTGCAATGTAAAAGGATAACAGTCTACATTTGAAAGAATGTAGGTTTGGGTTCATggcctccctcccttcctccttagctaacagagaacgttttAAGAAAGTTTAGCAATATttttaaaaggttccaggaaggttagctgCACTGAAAATATGTGACGTAATAATGGTTTCATTATTCATCACATTCTAAGAAAGTTAACTGTAGTCATTGCTTCTCATTAAACACACTATGAACGCACTATATGTACATCAACCATCTCCCCTTAAGACGAATCTCTAGTCATCTAATGGGCTTTGGTTCGAATGAAATCATTCATTCATGAGCAGCAAAACGTCATCCAGATTATATCACAGATCCAGTGGCCTTACTGTAAACTGTTCAATGACCTGAATGAGTTCACATGCATGCAGGCCAGAGCTGAGCGGTGCTGAGATAAGGAGGCAAAAAAATAGTGCTCATGAGATAAGGATGTCACGAGGAGGTGCTTCAGGAACCtcctctatatctcactctatgactgtttaaaaacaaataaacacttacaGCATGTGTTGGACTGTCTTTTCATCGTCTATTTTAGTTTTCAAAAAGAGACACTGGGGGGGACACAGGCTTTCACTGTCATTACAGTGTTGTGGATGGGTGGCTTTAAGCAGGCCAGAGTTGTAGTAGGACTGTGGCAGGGTTAAAGGCTTATctgggctgctgttaacttgtggtccaaagctgtttttatattagttatatgtgtgtgtaatgtataaATAGTCAGTAGCAGTGTAGCAGTGTGCAGTATTCTGCAGGCAGAGCAGAGAGTGAAAGGACTCCTGTTTCGTTTGTTTACAACGTCAATCATGTgaccatggccccgccccccgcTCATCCTCTCAGTGACGCGCCTGCGTGGAGTGGGCGGGGTAGCACGAGACCCACTCTACACTCACacgcgcacacaaacacacacacacacgctcacacgcagtaagacacacacgcacacacacactctctctctcttgattcaGAGCGCTGGGCAGTAGCGGGCGGTGGGTGAGAGCGCGCGGGCGGCTGTGTATGAATGGTGACGGGGGTCTGTGCCCGGCTCTACTGCGGATCCCGGTGGGGTTTGGCCGCGCGCACCAGCGGCTCTCCTCTCGCGCGCGGAGCGGCACTGCGATGCCCTCTGACTTCAGCTCGCTCCTCAGCGCGGATCTCGAGCTCCGGTCCCCCAAATCCCTCTACTCCACAGGTAACCCccgctctgctctcttttacccTGCTGTTAAAATACTCCACACACAGATACTAGTTCTGCTGATAAATaagttacttagttagttaggtagttagTTACGTGGTTATATAGCAAGCTAGGATAGCTAACTGTTCTCTTAGTTAGTTCTGTTGTTAGTCAGTTTAGTTTGTTTTGATAGTTCTGTTTTTAGTCAGTTTGTTTTCTTGATTATGTAGTTTTGTTGTTAGTTAGTATGTTATGTTATGAGTTAGCCAGTTCTGGTGTTGGTTAGCTTTCTTGTTAGTTGGTTCTGTTGTTATTTAGTTAGCTAAGTTATGTTGTTGGTGTACTGTTCTTGTGAACAGTTAGCAAAGTTAGTTTTGTTGTTAggtgtgttattaattaattagttagttagttagttagatatgAGGTtatatagttagctagctaactagctgttCTGTTAGATAATATGTTATGTAGCTAGCTAATTAGTAGTTAACTGGTTGTGTGGttatatagctagctaactagttgttCACGTAGTTAGTTGGTTATGTGGTTAT
The DNA window shown above is from Astyanax mexicanus isolate ESR-SI-001 chromosome 16, AstMex3_surface, whole genome shotgun sequence and carries:
- the psmd7 gene encoding 26S proteasome non-ATPase regulatory subunit 7; this translates as MPDLSVERVVVHPLVLLSVVDHFNRIGKVGSQKRVVGVLLGSWQKKVLDVSNSFAVPFDEDDKDDSVWFLDHDYLENMYGMFKKVNARERIVGWYHTGPKLHKNDIAINELMKQYCSNSVLVIIDVKPKDLGLPTEAYISVEEVHDDGTPTSKTFEHVTSEIGAEEAEEVGVEHLLRDIKDTTVGTLSQRITNQVHGLKGLNSKLLDIKSYLEKVATGKLPINHQIIYQLQDVFNLLPDVNLQEFIKAFYLKTNDQMLVVYLASLIRSVVALHNLINNKIANRDAEKKEGQEKDDSKKEKKEDKDKDKDKDKEKDKGDASAKKEDKKEKK